A part of Magnetospirillum sp. ME-1 genomic DNA contains:
- a CDS encoding enoyl-CoA hydratase-related protein, whose translation MSELVLSHVESGVQVVRMNRPDKKNALIGEMYAALAEAFAKGEADDEVAVFLILGSQNDFSAGNDLPDFLSWEALTGSVADRFIRAVAGAKKPVVAAVRGAAIGIGSTLLPHCDLVYAAPGTRFHMPFINLGIVPEAGSSQTMPLLAGHRRAAEMLMLGEPFGVETAEAIGLINGVVPGEDLEETAMAAARKLAAKPRAILREIKALMKTPAEPIMDRLSRESKVFDQCLKGEALTEAVSAFKEKRAPDFSKCR comes from the coding sequence ATGAGCGAGCTGGTGTTGAGCCACGTGGAAAGCGGCGTTCAGGTGGTTCGCATGAACCGCCCGGACAAGAAGAACGCCCTGATCGGCGAGATGTACGCCGCCCTGGCCGAGGCCTTCGCCAAGGGCGAGGCCGACGACGAGGTGGCGGTCTTCCTGATTCTCGGCAGCCAGAATGATTTCTCGGCCGGCAACGACCTGCCCGACTTCCTCTCCTGGGAAGCGCTGACCGGGTCGGTGGCCGACCGCTTCATCCGCGCCGTGGCCGGGGCGAAGAAGCCGGTGGTGGCGGCGGTCCGGGGCGCGGCCATCGGCATCGGCTCGACCCTGCTGCCCCATTGCGATCTGGTCTATGCCGCGCCGGGCACCCGCTTCCACATGCCGTTCATCAATCTCGGCATCGTGCCGGAGGCCGGGTCCAGCCAGACCATGCCGCTGCTGGCCGGGCATCGCCGCGCCGCCGAGATGCTGATGCTGGGCGAGCCGTTCGGGGTGGAAACCGCCGAGGCCATCGGCCTGATCAACGGCGTGGTGCCGGGCGAGGATCTGGAGGAGACCGCCATGGCCGCCGCCCGCAAGCTGGCCGCCAAGCCGCGCGCCATCCTGCGCGAGATCAAGGCGCTGATGAAGACCCCGGCCGAGCCGATCATGGATCGCCTTTCGCGCGAGTCCAAGGTGTTCGACCAGTGCCTGAAGGGCGAAGCCCTGACCGAAGCAGTCTCCGCCTTCAAGGAAAAGCGGGCGCCCGATTTCTCCAAGTGCCGGTAG
- a CDS encoding F0F1 ATP synthase subunit gamma: MPSLKDLRLKIVSVKSTRKITSAMKMVAASKLRRAQTAAEAARPFAERMERMLGTLAASLAGQSGAPRMISGTGSDKVHLIVAVTADRGLCGGFNSSIVRATKAMAADLLKQGKTIKIMPVGRKAREQLRRDYGQYMIEGFENLGRKGIVFAEADQVASKVSAMFDGEEFDVCTVVYNKFKSAISQEVTRQQVIPFPVPEQAAKSDAGPKAIYEFEPGEEEILAEILPRNLATQMFRALLESQASEQGARMTAMDNATRNAGEMINALAIKYNRSRQAQITKELIEIISGAEAL, from the coding sequence ATGCCGAGCCTCAAGGACCTAAGGCTGAAGATCGTAAGCGTCAAATCGACGCGTAAGATCACCTCGGCCATGAAGATGGTCGCCGCATCCAAGCTCCGCCGCGCGCAAACCGCGGCGGAGGCGGCGCGCCCCTTCGCCGAGCGCATGGAGCGCATGCTGGGCACCCTGGCCGCCTCGCTGGCTGGCCAGTCGGGCGCGCCCCGCATGATCTCCGGCACCGGAAGCGACAAGGTGCACCTGATCGTGGCGGTCACCGCCGATCGCGGTCTGTGCGGTGGCTTCAACTCGTCCATCGTCCGCGCCACCAAGGCGATGGCCGCCGACCTGCTGAAGCAGGGCAAGACCATCAAGATCATGCCGGTGGGCCGCAAGGCCCGCGAGCAGCTGCGCCGCGACTACGGCCAGTACATGATCGAAGGCTTCGAGAACCTGGGCCGCAAGGGCATCGTGTTCGCCGAGGCCGATCAGGTCGCGTCGAAGGTCTCCGCCATGTTCGACGGCGAAGAGTTCGATGTCTGCACCGTGGTCTACAACAAGTTCAAGTCGGCCATCTCGCAGGAAGTGACCCGCCAGCAGGTGATTCCCTTCCCGGTGCCCGAACAGGCCGCCAAGTCCGATGCCGGACCCAAGGCCATCTACGAGTTCGAGCCCGGCGAGGAGGAAATCCTGGCCGAGATCCTGCCGCGCAATCTGGCTACCCAGATGTTCCGCGCCTTGCTGGAAAGCCAGGCTTCGGAGCAGGGCGCGCGCATGACCGCGATGGACAACGCGACTCGCAACGCGGGCGAAATGATCAATGCCTTGGCGATCAAGTACAACCGGTCGCGCCAGGCCCAGATCACCAAGGAACTGATCGAAATCATCTCCGGCGCCGAAGCGCTGTGA
- a CDS encoding NMCC_0638 family (lipo)protein produces MRRAALALLLALFTLPAAAQPPGGLAIRDETSRLAVAVLGRICVLNVGDFNAINTAASPTGEFGFADVAPDVAESFLKGRSGVVRVLRRPGLGAVTLVAGRDGICTVWSEYGDSSSLQRHLLAMVERGGLKGGAQLLALDARDEAGSLIADYYLMPSDWFARDLGRRFAEDGSQPLALVTSVSSPGRRPMEAMLSVSRIMKK; encoded by the coding sequence ATGAGACGTGCCGCCCTCGCCCTGCTTCTCGCCCTGTTCACCCTGCCGGCCGCCGCCCAGCCCCCGGGCGGCCTCGCAATCCGCGACGAGACGTCACGGCTGGCGGTGGCGGTGCTGGGACGCATCTGCGTTCTCAACGTGGGGGATTTCAACGCCATCAATACCGCCGCCTCGCCCACCGGCGAGTTCGGCTTCGCCGACGTCGCCCCCGACGTGGCCGAGAGCTTCCTCAAGGGACGGAGCGGCGTCGTTCGCGTGCTGCGCCGCCCCGGCCTGGGCGCCGTGACCCTGGTGGCGGGACGCGACGGTATCTGCACCGTGTGGTCGGAATACGGCGATTCCTCCTCGCTGCAGCGCCATCTGCTGGCCATGGTGGAGCGGGGCGGGCTCAAGGGTGGGGCGCAATTGCTGGCGCTGGACGCCCGCGACGAGGCCGGCAGCCTGATCGCCGACTATTATCTGATGCCGTCCGATTGGTTCGCCCGCGACTTGGGCCGCCGCTTCGCCGAGGATGGCAGCCAGCCGCTGGCCCTGGTCACCTCGGTTTCGTCACCCGGCCGCCGACCCATGGAAGCCATGCTGTCGGTCAGCCGGATCATGAAGAAGTAG
- the recQ gene encoding DNA helicase RecQ, with product MPAPLHVLNHVFGFPAFRGQQKDVIDHVVAGGDALVLMPTGAGKSLCYQVPALCRDGVAVVVSPLIALMQNQVEALNQLGVRAAALNSARSFDEVQVIERRMQAGELDLVYVAPERLVLPGFLSLLDQCRIALFAIDEAHCVSQWGHDFRPEYLQLALLHERFPAVPRIALTATADGPTRRDIAERLNLQDGRHFVAGFDRPNIRYRIAPKNNAREQLLRFLEAEHGGPGAESGIVYCLSRAKVEEIASWLAGKGYTALPYHAGLDQSARAANQERFLREEGIVMVATIAFGMGIDKPDVRFVAHLDLPKSLEAYYQETGRAGRDGRPADAWMAYGLEDVGKLGQFIASSQASEGQKRIEWAKLNALLGLCETARCRRQVLLEYFGETGAAPCGNCDTCLEPVATYDGTEQARKALSCVYRTGESFGAGHVIDVLLGKDNDKIRRFGHERLSTYGIGTELPAEQWRSVLRQLVAAGMLAIDTEGHGAFKLTEACRPLLRGEIRIDLRRDPLPAKGRSKTVSAKKAAASLTDPADEALFQHLRAERQALAKAQGVPPYVIWHDSTLVDIARRRPRRADQLDGIAGLGEAKRERYGQILLDAVAAFEAQ from the coding sequence ATGCCCGCTCCCCTTCACGTCCTCAATCATGTCTTCGGCTTTCCCGCCTTCCGCGGCCAGCAGAAGGACGTCATCGACCACGTGGTGGCGGGCGGCGATGCCCTGGTCTTGATGCCGACGGGGGCGGGAAAATCCCTGTGCTATCAGGTGCCGGCGTTGTGCCGCGACGGGGTGGCGGTGGTGGTCTCGCCGCTGATCGCCCTGATGCAGAATCAGGTGGAGGCGTTGAACCAGCTGGGCGTGCGCGCCGCCGCGCTCAACTCCGCCCGCAGTTTCGATGAAGTCCAGGTCATCGAGCGCCGCATGCAGGCCGGCGAGCTGGATCTGGTCTATGTCGCGCCGGAACGCCTGGTGCTGCCCGGCTTCCTCTCCCTGCTGGACCAGTGCCGCATCGCCCTGTTCGCCATCGACGAGGCCCATTGCGTCTCGCAATGGGGGCATGATTTCCGTCCCGAATATCTGCAACTGGCCCTGCTGCACGAACGCTTTCCGGCCGTGCCGCGCATCGCGCTGACCGCCACCGCCGACGGTCCCACCCGCAGGGACATCGCCGAGCGCCTCAATCTTCAGGACGGGCGGCACTTCGTCGCCGGCTTCGACCGGCCCAACATCCGCTACCGCATCGCGCCCAAGAACAACGCCCGCGAGCAGCTGTTGCGCTTCCTCGAGGCCGAGCACGGCGGGCCGGGGGCTGAATCGGGCATCGTCTACTGCCTATCCCGGGCCAAGGTGGAGGAGATCGCCTCCTGGCTGGCGGGCAAGGGCTATACGGCGCTGCCCTATCATGCCGGGCTCGACCAGTCGGCGCGGGCCGCCAACCAGGAGCGCTTCCTCAGGGAGGAGGGTATCGTCATGGTGGCGACCATCGCCTTCGGCATGGGCATCGACAAGCCCGACGTGCGCTTCGTGGCCCATCTGGACCTGCCCAAGAGCCTGGAGGCCTATTACCAGGAGACGGGGCGCGCCGGGCGCGACGGCCGACCCGCCGACGCCTGGATGGCCTATGGCCTGGAGGACGTGGGCAAGCTGGGCCAGTTCATCGCGTCGAGCCAGGCCTCGGAAGGCCAGAAGCGCATCGAGTGGGCCAAGCTCAACGCTCTGCTCGGCCTGTGCGAGACCGCCCGCTGCCGCCGCCAGGTGCTGCTGGAGTATTTCGGCGAGACGGGTGCCGCGCCTTGCGGCAATTGCGACACCTGCCTGGAGCCGGTGGCCACCTATGACGGCACCGAGCAGGCGCGCAAGGCCCTGTCCTGCGTCTATCGCACCGGCGAAAGCTTCGGGGCCGGTCACGTCATCGACGTGCTGCTGGGCAAGGACAACGACAAGATCCGCCGCTTCGGCCACGAGCGCCTCAGCACCTACGGCATCGGCACCGAACTGCCGGCCGAGCAATGGCGCTCGGTGCTCCGCCAACTGGTGGCCGCCGGCATGCTGGCCATCGACACCGAGGGCCACGGCGCCTTCAAGCTGACCGAGGCCTGCCGCCCGCTGCTGCGCGGCGAAATCCGCATCGATCTGCGCCGCGATCCCTTGCCGGCCAAGGGCAGGTCCAAGACGGTTTCGGCCAAGAAAGCAGCCGCGTCGCTGACCGATCCCGCCGACGAGGCCCTGTTCCAGCATCTGCGGGCCGAGCGTCAGGCCCTGGCCAAGGCGCAAGGGGTGCCGCCCTACGTCATCTGGCACGATTCCACCCTGGTGGACATCGCCCGGCGTCGTCCCCGCCGCGCGGACCAACTGGACGGCATCGCCGGCCTGGGCGAGGCCAAGCGCGAGCGCTACGGCCAGATCCTGCTGGACGCGGTGGCCGCCTTCGAGGCGCAATAG
- a CDS encoding type II toxin-antitoxin system RelE/ParE family toxin: protein MAEYVLSNKAADDLGRIYVYSAQTFGEARADAYFLGLRDCLYSLADNPRLGRPAELATAGLLRHEHGRHIVFYLMETSGIFVVRILHRGMDVPHHMDAEDGSL, encoded by the coding sequence ATGGCTGAATACGTCCTTTCCAACAAGGCCGCCGACGACCTTGGCCGTATCTACGTCTATTCCGCCCAGACCTTCGGCGAGGCGCGGGCGGATGCCTATTTCCTCGGGCTGCGCGATTGCCTGTACTCCCTGGCCGACAACCCCCGCCTGGGCCGTCCGGCGGAGCTTGCCACGGCGGGTCTGCTGCGCCACGAGCATGGCCGGCATATCGTTTTCTACCTGATGGAGACGAGCGGCATCTTCGTCGTCCGCATTCTTCACCGGGGTATGGACGTCCCGCACCATATGGATGCCGAAGACGGCTCGCTTTAA
- a CDS encoding type II toxin-antitoxin system ParD family antitoxin produces MATMNVSLPDPMREWVDSQVKGGVYANASDYVRDLIRRDQQRRQVLEAAIAEGLDSGRSPRKAEDIMAEAKSRLAHG; encoded by the coding sequence ATGGCGACCATGAACGTATCCCTGCCCGATCCCATGCGCGAATGGGTGGATTCCCAAGTCAAGGGCGGTGTTTACGCCAATGCCAGCGACTATGTCCGTGACCTGATCCGCCGTGACCAGCAGCGGCGTCAGGTTCTGGAGGCCGCCATCGCCGAAGGGCTGGATAGCGGCCGCAGCCCGCGCAAGGCCGAAGACATCATGGCCGAGGCAAAGTCCCGCCTCGCCCATGGCTGA
- a CDS encoding NMCC_0638 family (lipo)protein — protein MTRLLSALILALAAAGHSVLAAEPPPRNVAEVASATFVRGCAAHVGALDKLREKMQPGGELYLPRLPDQAARPFLQGRQGEAYIRDEAGVTLAIVPADEQCAVFVRRVSSSALNAQVEKDLKTAVGRYFTVQAGGRETKGPLTSRFIDLVPTASYRDELVGRHGGEPSGLRVIVTTSESANPDLQAIITIGLRQP, from the coding sequence ATGACCCGTCTCCTCTCCGCCCTGATCCTGGCGCTGGCCGCGGCCGGCCACTCCGTCCTCGCCGCCGAGCCGCCGCCCCGCAACGTCGCCGAGGTCGCCTCGGCCACCTTCGTGCGGGGCTGTGCCGCCCATGTGGGGGCACTGGACAAATTGCGGGAGAAGATGCAGCCGGGCGGGGAACTCTACCTCCCCCGTTTGCCCGATCAGGCGGCCCGGCCCTTCCTGCAGGGCCGGCAGGGCGAGGCCTATATCCGCGATGAGGCGGGCGTCACCCTGGCCATCGTTCCCGCCGACGAGCAATGCGCCGTTTTCGTTCGCCGGGTATCGTCGTCCGCGCTCAACGCCCAGGTGGAAAAGGACCTGAAGACGGCGGTGGGGCGCTATTTCACCGTCCAGGCCGGAGGGCGCGAGACCAAGGGCCCGCTGACGTCGCGCTTCATCGATCTGGTCCCCACCGCCTCCTACCGTGACGAGCTGGTCGGCCGGCATGGCGGCGAGCCGTCCGGATTGCGGGTGATCGTCACCACCTCGGAAAGCGCCAACCCCGATCTTCAGGCCATCATCACCATCGGACTGAGGCAGCCATGA
- a CDS encoding F0F1 ATP synthase subunit delta: MPSETIGVIADRYATALFELADSSGSLDQVAGDLKTLQAMLRESADLRRVVDSPVLSREQQGAAISAVAKAAGFSELTSKFLGLAAKNRRLFTLSGVIASYLGRLAARRGEKSATVASAVALTPAQQDALTTALKAAFGGNVAVDVKVDPSLLGGLVVQVGSRMVDSSLKTKLQHLKLAMKGVG; this comes from the coding sequence GTGCCTTCCGAAACTATTGGCGTGATCGCCGACCGCTATGCCACCGCTCTCTTCGAGTTGGCCGATTCTTCCGGCTCCCTCGACCAGGTGGCTGGCGACCTCAAGACGCTCCAGGCCATGCTGCGCGAAAGCGCTGACCTGCGCCGGGTCGTCGACAGCCCCGTTCTCAGCCGCGAGCAGCAGGGAGCGGCGATTTCCGCCGTTGCCAAGGCCGCCGGTTTCTCGGAGCTGACCTCCAAGTTTCTCGGGCTGGCGGCCAAGAACCGCCGGCTGTTCACCCTCTCGGGGGTGATCGCTTCCTATCTCGGCCGGTTGGCGGCCCGTCGTGGCGAAAAGTCCGCGACGGTGGCTTCCGCCGTGGCTCTCACGCCGGCCCAGCAAGACGCCCTCACCACCGCCCTCAAGGCGGCCTTCGGCGGCAATGTCGCCGTCGACGTCAAGGTTGATCCCAGCTTGCTGGGCGGCCTGGTGGTTCAGGTCGGTTCCCGCATGGTTGACAGCTCGCTGAAGACGAAGCTGCAGCATCTCAAGCTCGCTATGAAAGGGGTTGGATAA
- a CDS encoding ferritin-like domain-containing protein, giving the protein MDFGGRWCVDDIGWDRFDPGLVDSDLLMVVKAAAMVERNAADYTLYLGRVFRDDPDFVKLLGQWRDDEIRHGESLGRYAELADPGYDFSVRFRRFADGYRIPVEAEASVRGSATGELLARCIVETGTSSFYSAVRDASREPVLRELCHRIAGDEFRHYKLFYDAMRQTMTRHRLPLWRRVMVAVGRIRESDDDELAFAWHAANEPDGMAYDRARCNAAYGSRAYALYGKVHAERAASMVVKAVGLDPKGWLGRRACDFAWGKMRQRSRQAGIVGECETS; this is encoded by the coding sequence ATGGATTTCGGCGGCAGATGGTGCGTGGACGACATCGGCTGGGATCGGTTTGATCCCGGACTGGTGGATTCCGATCTTCTGATGGTGGTCAAGGCCGCCGCCATGGTCGAGCGCAATGCCGCCGATTACACCCTCTATCTCGGCCGGGTGTTCCGCGACGATCCCGATTTCGTCAAGCTTCTGGGGCAATGGCGCGATGACGAGATCCGCCACGGCGAAAGCCTGGGGCGCTACGCCGAGCTTGCCGATCCCGGTTATGATTTTTCCGTCCGGTTTCGCCGCTTCGCCGACGGCTACCGCATTCCGGTCGAGGCGGAAGCGTCGGTGCGCGGTTCGGCCACGGGCGAATTGCTGGCCCGCTGCATCGTCGAGACGGGGACCTCGTCCTTCTATTCGGCCGTCCGGGACGCCAGCCGCGAGCCCGTCCTGCGCGAATTGTGCCACCGCATCGCCGGCGACGAGTTCCGGCACTACAAGCTGTTCTACGACGCCATGCGCCAAACCATGACCCGCCACCGCCTGCCGCTGTGGCGCCGGGTCATGGTGGCGGTGGGGCGGATCAGGGAGAGCGACGACGACGAACTGGCCTTCGCCTGGCATGCGGCCAACGAACCGGACGGCATGGCCTATGATCGGGCGCGCTGCAATGCGGCGTATGGCTCGCGCGCCTATGCGCTTTATGGCAAGGTGCATGCCGAGCGGGCGGCGAGTATGGTCGTCAAGGCGGTCGGGCTGGACCCCAAGGGCTGGCTGGGGCGCCGCGCATGCGACTTCGCTTGGGGCAAGATGCGGCAGCGCTCGCGGCAGGCGGGCATTGTGGGGGAGTGCGAGACGTCATGA
- the atpD gene encoding F0F1 ATP synthase subunit beta: MANKNVGTITQVLGAVVDVRFDGQLPAILSALHLDHQGKKLVLEVAQHLGESTVRTIAMDSTDGLTRGTEVVDTGAAIQMPVGPETLGRIINVIGEPIDERGPIGNKSTLPIHADAPDFVDQSTETEILVTGIKVIDLLAPYCKGGKIGLFGGAGVGKTVLIMELINNIAKAHGGYSVFAGVGERTREGNDLYHEMIESGVIKLDGPGSKVALVYGQMNEPPGARARVALSGLTVAEYFRDVEGQDVLFFVDNIFRFTQAGSEVSALLGRIPSAVGYQPTLATDMGALQERITSTKKGSITSVQAIYVPADDLTDPAPATSFAHLDATTVLNRQIAELGIYPAVDPLDSTSRVLDPRVVGADHYQTARDVQRILQTYKSLQDIIAILGMDELSEEDKLVVSRARKIQRFLSQPFHVAEVFTGSPGKLVALEDTIKGFKALCAGEYDHLPEAAFYMVGGIDEVIEKAKKMAAEAA; this comes from the coding sequence ATGGCAAACAAGAACGTCGGCACGATCACCCAGGTCCTGGGCGCCGTCGTGGACGTGCGCTTCGACGGCCAGCTGCCGGCCATCCTCAGCGCGCTTCACCTGGATCATCAGGGCAAGAAGCTGGTTCTCGAAGTCGCTCAGCATCTGGGCGAGTCCACCGTGCGTACCATCGCCATGGACTCCACGGACGGCCTGACCCGCGGCACCGAAGTGGTGGACACCGGCGCCGCCATCCAGATGCCCGTCGGCCCCGAGACCCTGGGCCGCATCATCAACGTGATCGGCGAGCCCATCGACGAGCGCGGCCCCATCGGCAACAAGTCGACCCTGCCGATTCATGCCGACGCCCCGGACTTCGTGGACCAGTCCACCGAGACCGAGATCCTGGTCACCGGCATCAAGGTCATCGACCTGCTGGCTCCGTACTGCAAGGGCGGCAAGATCGGCCTGTTCGGCGGCGCCGGCGTGGGCAAGACCGTGCTGATCATGGAGCTGATCAACAACATCGCGAAGGCGCACGGCGGTTACTCCGTGTTCGCCGGCGTCGGTGAGCGTACCCGCGAAGGCAACGACCTCTATCACGAAATGATCGAGTCGGGCGTCATCAAGCTGGACGGCCCGGGTTCCAAGGTGGCCCTGGTGTACGGCCAGATGAACGAGCCCCCGGGTGCCCGTGCCCGCGTCGCCCTGTCGGGCCTGACCGTCGCCGAGTACTTCCGCGACGTGGAAGGCCAGGATGTGCTGTTCTTCGTGGACAACATCTTCCGCTTCACCCAGGCCGGCTCGGAAGTGTCCGCGCTGCTGGGCCGCATCCCCTCCGCGGTGGGTTACCAGCCGACCCTGGCCACCGACATGGGCGCCCTGCAGGAGCGCATCACCTCGACCAAGAAGGGCTCGATCACCTCGGTGCAGGCCATTTACGTGCCGGCCGACGATCTCACCGACCCGGCTCCGGCCACGTCGTTTGCCCACCTGGACGCCACCACCGTGCTGAATCGTCAGATCGCCGAGCTGGGCATCTACCCGGCCGTGGATCCGCTCGACTCCACGTCCCGCGTTCTCGACCCCCGCGTCGTCGGTGCCGACCACTACCAGACCGCCCGCGACGTGCAGCGCATCCTGCAGACCTACAAGTCGCTCCAGGACATCATCGCCATCCTGGGCATGGACGAGCTGTCGGAAGAGGACAAGCTGGTCGTGTCGCGCGCCCGTAAGATCCAGCGCTTCCTGTCCCAGCCCTTCCACGTGGCCGAAGTCTTCACCGGCTCGCCGGGCAAGCTGGTGGCTCTGGAAGACACCATCAAGGGCTTCAAGGCGCTGTGCGCCGGCGAGTACGATCACCTGCCCGAGGCTGCCTTCTACATGGTCGGCGGCATCGACGAGGTGATCGAGAAGGCCAAGAAGATGGCCGCCGAAGCGGCCTAA
- the atpC gene encoding ATP synthase F1 subunit epsilon codes for MAEKIQFELVSPAKLLVSSKVDMVVVPGGEGDFGALALHAPMITTVRPGVIDIHDGGKVSSSIFVAGGFAEVNEERITVLAEEAIPVAELTAEMAEARKKAAKEALENAGNERDKAQAQRLALIAEAMVAAVA; via the coding sequence ATGGCCGAGAAGATTCAGTTCGAATTGGTGTCCCCGGCGAAGCTTCTGGTTTCGTCCAAGGTGGACATGGTCGTGGTGCCCGGCGGCGAAGGCGACTTCGGTGCCCTGGCGCTGCACGCCCCGATGATCACCACCGTGCGTCCGGGTGTCATCGACATCCATGACGGCGGCAAGGTCTCGTCCTCCATCTTCGTGGCCGGCGGTTTCGCCGAGGTCAACGAGGAGCGCATCACCGTGCTGGCCGAGGAAGCCATTCCGGTGGCCGAGCTGACCGCCGAGATGGCCGAGGCCCGCAAGAAGGCCGCCAAGGAAGCCCTGGAGAACGCCGGCAACGAGCGTGACAAGGCTCAGGCACAGCGTCTGGCCCTGATCGCCGAGGCCATGGTCGCCGCGGTGGCCTGA
- the atpA gene encoding F0F1 ATP synthase subunit alpha, which yields MEIRAAEISAILKQQIATFGTEAEVAEVGQVLSVGDGIARVHGLDKVQAGEMVEFPGGIKGMALNLETDNVGIVIFGDDRNIKEGDVVKRTGSIVDVPVGKGLLGRVVDALGNPIDGKGPIEATSRQRVDVKAPGIIPRKSVHEPMSTGIKAVDALIPVGRGQRELVIGDRQTGKTAILVDTIINQKRWHDANDEKAKLFCIYVAVGQKRSTVAQIVKTLTDYGAMDYTIVVAATASEPAPLQFIAPYAGCTMGEYFRDNGMHALIIYDDLSKQAVAYRQMSLLLRRPPGREAYPGDVFYLHSRLLERAAKMGDAAGAGSLTALPVIETQANDVSAYIPTNVISITDGQIFLETELFYKGIRPAVNVGLSVSRVGSAAQIKAMKQVAGSIKLELAQYREMAAFAQFASDLDPATQKLLNRGARLTELLKQPQFSPMPTEEEVISIYAGVKGYLDKIEVRQVGRFESSLLAEIRSKAPEILSTIASEKQISAQTEEKLKAFLDSFAKTFA from the coding sequence ATGGAAATCCGCGCCGCGGAAATCTCCGCAATCCTCAAGCAACAGATCGCCACCTTCGGGACCGAGGCGGAAGTTGCCGAGGTCGGTCAGGTGCTGTCTGTCGGTGACGGTATCGCCCGCGTGCACGGCCTCGACAAGGTCCAGGCCGGCGAGATGGTCGAATTCCCCGGCGGCATCAAGGGTATGGCGCTGAACCTCGAGACCGACAACGTCGGTATCGTGATTTTCGGCGACGACCGCAACATCAAGGAAGGCGACGTCGTCAAGCGGACCGGCTCCATCGTGGACGTTCCGGTCGGCAAGGGCCTGCTGGGCCGCGTCGTGGACGCGCTGGGCAATCCCATCGACGGCAAGGGCCCCATCGAGGCGACCTCCCGCCAGCGCGTGGACGTCAAGGCCCCGGGCATCATTCCGCGTAAGTCGGTGCACGAGCCCATGTCCACCGGCATCAAGGCCGTGGACGCCCTGATCCCCGTCGGCCGCGGCCAGCGCGAGCTGGTCATCGGTGACCGCCAGACCGGCAAGACCGCCATCCTGGTCGACACCATCATCAACCAGAAGCGCTGGCACGACGCCAACGACGAGAAGGCGAAGCTGTTCTGCATCTACGTCGCCGTCGGTCAGAAGCGCTCCACCGTCGCCCAGATCGTCAAGACCCTGACCGATTACGGCGCCATGGACTACACCATCGTGGTGGCCGCGACCGCGTCGGAGCCCGCTCCGCTGCAGTTCATCGCGCCTTACGCCGGCTGCACCATGGGCGAGTACTTCCGCGACAACGGCATGCACGCCCTGATCATTTATGATGATCTCTCGAAGCAGGCCGTCGCCTACCGTCAGATGTCGCTGCTGCTCCGCCGTCCGCCGGGCCGCGAAGCCTATCCGGGCGACGTGTTCTACCTGCACTCGCGCCTGCTCGAGCGCGCCGCCAAGATGGGCGACGCCGCCGGTGCCGGCTCGCTGACCGCCCTGCCGGTCATCGAGACCCAGGCCAACGACGTGTCCGCCTACATCCCCACCAACGTGATCTCGATCACCGACGGCCAGATCTTCCTGGAAACCGAACTGTTCTATAAGGGCATCCGCCCCGCCGTGAACGTCGGTCTGTCGGTGTCGCGCGTCGGCTCCGCCGCCCAGATCAAGGCGATGAAGCAGGTTGCGGGCTCGATCAAGCTGGAACTGGCCCAGTATCGTGAAATGGCTGCCTTCGCGCAGTTCGCTTCCGACCTGGACCCGGCCACCCAGAAGCTGCTGAACCGCGGCGCGCGTCTGACCGAACTGCTGAAGCAGCCCCAGTTCTCCCCCATGCCCACCGAAGAGGAAGTCATTTCCATCTACGCCGGCGTGAAGGGCTATCTGGACAAGATCGAGGTGCGCCAGGTCGGCCGCTTCGAATCGTCGCTGCTCGCCGAGATCCGCTCGAAGGCCCCGGAGATCCTCTCCACCATCGCCTCCGAGAAGCAGATCAGCGCCCAGACCGAAGAGAAGCTCAAGGCGTTCCTCGACTCGTTCGCCAAGACCTTCGCTTAA
- a CDS encoding bacteriohemerythrin has translation MSGNALWQYRWSDEFALGDSLVDGQHRAFFEEAAALRAALASDEPKDEIVAYCSTFIANLRAHFADEERLMQRIGFPALAIHRQEHERLLARTEEVVAEIHAADCLIDCLLGVHSLMEALVEHVTNQDMRIKTFMPRQCA, from the coding sequence ATGAGCGGCAACGCATTGTGGCAATACCGGTGGAGCGATGAGTTCGCCCTGGGCGATTCACTCGTGGACGGCCAGCACCGCGCTTTTTTCGAGGAGGCCGCCGCCTTGCGCGCCGCCCTGGCCTCGGACGAGCCCAAGGACGAGATCGTGGCCTATTGCTCGACCTTCATCGCCAATCTGCGGGCCCATTTCGCCGACGAGGAACGCCTGATGCAGCGCATCGGCTTTCCCGCCCTGGCCATCCATCGCCAGGAGCACGAGCGCCTTCTCGCCCGCACCGAGGAGGTGGTCGCCGAGATTCACGCCGCCGATTGCCTGATCGACTGCCTGCTGGGTGTCCATTCCCTGATGGAGGCCCTGGTGGAGCACGTCACCAACCAGGACATGCGGATCAAGACCTTCATGCCGCGGCAATGCGCATGA